The Gemmatimonadaceae bacterium genome window below encodes:
- a CDS encoding glycosyltransferase, giving the protein MSTWNTAAAAGTPAPLPRGRPVRSRLSSVPYLSVIVPVWNGAEQLSRTLYALHQLLTNEPYPTELIVVDDCSGPEAVHAIESFRDAVRRDDATVRVVRNNDNRGKGYSVKRGMLAATGELRVFIDADLAYPAGEIDAIVDALEKGNDVAVACRLLPGSRYVMSPAFFPYLFTRHLMSRAYNTFVRRVLVDSVVDSQAGLKGFTREAAELIFPRLTIHRFGFDVECLYIAQRHGQRLAQVPVTFRYDDEPSTVRFMRDGSRMVTDLARILVNARRGRYD; this is encoded by the coding sequence ATGAGTACCTGGAACACTGCGGCCGCGGCGGGCACGCCCGCCCCACTACCGCGCGGGCGCCCTGTGCGTTCGCGTCTCTCCAGCGTCCCATACCTCTCCGTGATCGTGCCGGTATGGAATGGGGCGGAGCAGCTTTCGCGCACACTCTACGCGCTGCACCAACTGCTCACCAACGAGCCCTATCCGACGGAGCTGATCGTCGTCGATGACTGCAGCGGTCCGGAGGCCGTGCACGCCATCGAGTCGTTCCGAGACGCTGTACGCCGAGACGACGCGACAGTTCGCGTCGTCCGCAATAACGACAACCGAGGAAAGGGATATTCCGTCAAGCGCGGGATGCTCGCAGCCACGGGCGAGCTGCGCGTCTTCATCGATGCCGATCTCGCGTATCCGGCGGGGGAAATCGACGCCATCGTCGACGCGCTCGAGAAAGGCAATGACGTCGCCGTCGCCTGTCGGCTGCTGCCCGGCTCGCGATACGTCATGAGCCCGGCCTTCTTTCCATACCTCTTCACGCGGCATCTCATGAGCCGCGCGTACAACACCTTCGTGCGCCGCGTGCTCGTGGACTCGGTGGTCGACAGCCAGGCCGGGCTCAAAGGATTCACGCGCGAGGCGGCGGAGTTGATCTTTCCACGCCTGACGATTCATCGGTTTGGCTTCGACGTCGAGTGCCTCTACATCGCGCAGCGCCACGGCCAACGGCTGGCGCAGGTGCCGGTGACCTTCCGGTACGACGACGAGCCGTCCACGGTTCGGTTCATGCGCGACGGTTCACGAATGGTGACCGACCTCGCGCGCATTCTCGTGAACGCCCGACGTGGCCGCTACGACTGA
- a CDS encoding ChbG/HpnK family deacetylase, producing MAATTEIRSLIVNADDFGLSEGINRGIIEAFTAGALSSTSVMVGMPAFDDAVHLAHSVSSLGVGLHFTLTAGRPLTRATSLVDRATGEFLRGPALVRLALAGRIQTQEVADECAAQIAVARKAGLRLTHLDGHHHVHLLPGVRAAVRRVVEAERIPAVRRPMERIFGVTAWFRRLPERVLIAMLARYVDRKRWHVATTDYFVGSVLLGASNFHAILLRVLDSLRVGTTELMVHPGYVSGPLPGDDSYTSQREIELHALTSPDVIQRLHSGAIRLVNYGDIGDAR from the coding sequence GTGGCCGCTACGACTGAGATAAGGTCGCTCATCGTGAACGCGGATGACTTCGGTCTGTCCGAGGGCATCAATCGCGGCATCATCGAAGCATTCACCGCGGGCGCGCTCAGTTCGACGTCCGTGATGGTCGGCATGCCCGCCTTCGACGACGCCGTTCACCTCGCACACAGTGTATCGTCGTTAGGTGTCGGACTCCATTTCACGCTCACGGCCGGCCGACCGCTTACCCGCGCGACGAGCCTCGTCGATCGCGCGACGGGCGAGTTTCTTCGTGGGCCCGCGCTCGTCAGGCTCGCGCTTGCGGGTCGCATCCAAACCCAGGAGGTGGCCGACGAGTGCGCCGCACAGATTGCCGTCGCGCGGAAAGCGGGCCTTCGCCTTACGCATCTCGACGGCCACCATCACGTCCACCTCCTTCCGGGAGTCCGCGCCGCGGTCCGCCGCGTCGTCGAGGCGGAGCGCATCCCCGCTGTGCGACGGCCCATGGAGAGAATCTTCGGCGTGACCGCGTGGTTCCGGCGCCTGCCCGAACGTGTGCTCATCGCAATGCTCGCCCGCTACGTCGATCGGAAACGATGGCATGTCGCGACCACTGACTACTTCGTTGGCTCAGTTCTACTCGGCGCATCCAACTTTCACGCGATCTTGCTTCGTGTGCTCGATTCGCTCCGGGTCGGCACGACGGAGCTCATGGTCCATCCGGGCTACGTATCAGGCCCATTGCCGGGCGACGACAGCTATACCTCGCAGCGCGAGATCGAGCTGCACGCGCTCACCTCACCAGACGTCATCCAGCGACTTCACTCCGGCGCCATCCGCCTCGTGAACTATGGCGACATCGGAGATGCACGGTGA